GTGTGCAGCCTAACATGTACCGCGGCCGCCTCTGGACCATGCGCCAGTACGCAGGTTTTGGCACAGCCGAAGAAACCAACCAGCGTTTCCGCTATCTCCTGGAGCAAGGGCAGACAGGCCTTAGCTGCGCCTTCGATTTGCCTACTCAGATCGGCTACGATTCGGACCATCCTATGGCAAGGGGAGAAATCGGTAAGGTTGGCGTTGCTATAGACTCCCTGCAGGACATGGAAACTCTTTTCGACCAGATCCCCCTGGGCAAGGTCAGCACTTCCATGACCATCAACGCCCCGGCAGGCATACTACTGGCCATGTATATTGTGGTGGCTGAAAAACAGGGGTTTAAGAGGGCAGAATTAAACGGAACGATTCAAAACGATATTATTAAGGAATATGTCGGCCGGGGAACATACATCCTGCCGCCTGAGCCCTCAATGCGTTTAATTACAAATATTTTTGAGTTCTGTTCCAAAGAAGTGCCCAACTGGAATACGATCAGCATCAGCGGCTATCATATCCGTGAAGCGGGTTGCACCGCAGCTCAGGAAATAGCCTTTACCCTAGCGGACGGCATTGCCTATGTGGATGCAGCCATTAAAGCAGGCCTGGATGTTGATCAGTTTGGTCCTCGCCTTTCATTCTTCTTCAATGCTCACCTGAACTTCCTCGAGGAAATTGCAAAATTCCGGGCGGCACGGCGCGTCTGGGCGAAGATTATGAAGGAACGTTTCGGAGCCAAAGATCCGCGCTCGTGGACCCTGCGCTTCCACACTCAGACTGCCGGCTGCAGCCTGACGGCCCAGCAGCCGATGGTAAATATCATGAGGACCGCATTTGAGGCCCTGGCTGCCGTACTGGGCGGGACTCAGTCCCTGCACACCAACTCCTATGACGAAGCCCTGGCCCTTCCCAGCGACGAGTCGGTGCTTATTGCATTGCGCACACAGCAGGTGATCGGCTATGAAATCGGCGTTTGCGACGTGGTTGACCCGCTTGGCGGATCCTACTACATTGAAAGCCTGACCAACCAGCTTGAAGCAAAAGCCTGGGAGTACATTGAGAAGATTGATGCCCTCGGCGGTGCCGTAAAGGCCATCGATTACATGCAGAAGGAGATCCACAACGCCGCTTACCAGTATCAACTGGCTATTGACAATAAGAAGAAGACCGTTATCGGAGTGAACAAATTCCAGTTGAAGGAAGAAGAAAAGCCAAAGAACCTGCTGAAAGTGGACCTCTCCGTGGGCGAACGGCAGATTGCGAAGCTCAAAAAGCTTAAGGAAGAAAGAGATAACGCCAAGGTTGAAGCCCTGCTGAAACAAGTGCGCGAGGCGGCGCAGAGCGATGCAAACATGATGCCTGTCTTTATCGATGCGGTTAAGGAATACGTTACTCTGGGCGAGATCTGCGGCGTCCTGAGAGACGTATTCGGCGAATACAAGCAGCAAATCGTATTCTAGGAGAGGAGGAAAGCAGATGAGCGAAAAACGCATTCGTGTTCTGGTTGCCAAGCCAGGCCTTGACGGGCATGACCGGGGCGCGAAAGTTATAGCCCAGGCCCTGCGTGACGCCGGAATGGAAGTCATATATACGGGCTTGCGGCAGACCCCCGAACAAATTGTATCTGCTGCGCTGCAAGAAGACGTGGATGTCGTAGGTCTGAGCATTCTGTCCGGAGCCCATGGCACCCTTTTCCCAGAAGTAGTGAAACTGTTAAGGGAGCAGGGTGCGGAAGACGTGCTGGTAGTGGGCGGAGGGATTATCCCGGATGAAGACATCCCCGAGCTGAAGGCAGCCGGCATCGCCGAAGTATTTGGCCCGGGAACTCCTCTTGAAGATGTAGTGAAATATATCAAAGAAAATGCCAAGAGCAGTTAAGAAATTTAGATTAGAAATTGAGGGGGCGGGCAAGCGGTTTTAAGGCCGTCTTGCCGCCCGCCGGCCCCTTTTGCTTAATGAGTGGGGGAAAAGGTCCGGTATTTATATTCCAAACTATCTGGAGGGATTCCCCATGATAAAAAAGATTGATCACATCGGGATTGCTGTAAGAGATCTTGCTGAAGCCCTGAAACTGTATGAAGGTTTGCTGGGACTCAAATCCATAGGCACAGAAGTGGTTGAGGAACAAAAGGTCAAGGTAGCCTTCCTGCCCACCGGTGACAGCGAGGTCGAACTGCTGGAATCCACCACGCCGGACGGCCCAATTGCAAAATTTATCGAAAAGAACGGTGAAGGAATCCAGCACATTGCGTTCAGGGTAGACAATATCGAGCAAAGGTTAGCCGAACTGAAGGAAAAAGGCGTCCGTTTAATCGATGAAAAGCCCAGACGTGGAGCAGGCGGCGCAAAAATTGCCTTCTTGCATCCAAAGTCCACCTTCGGCGTCCTGATTGAATTGAGTGAGCGCGACTAGATTGGAGGTAATCGCATGAGCATGCAGGAGAAACTGGACCAACTAAATAAGTTAAGGCAAATAGTCGAAGCTGGCGGCGGCCAGAAAAGAATTGACAAGCAGCATGAAAGCGGTAAAAAAACTGCAAGGGAAAGAATTAACGAACTGTTTGATCCCGGCTCCTTTAGAGAAATTGATGTTTTCGCTGCCTCGGAAGACGACTGGATTTTCAACAACAAAACGCCGGGCGAAGGTGTAACATGCGGGTACGGTACCATTGCCGGCCGCAAGGTTTATATTTTTGCCCAGGATTTTACCGTTGTAGGCGGCTCGCTGGGACGGGTACATGCTGCCAAGATCTGCAAGACCCTTGATATGGCAATGAAGGTCGGCGCTCCTGTCATCGGCATCTGTGACTCCGGCGGTGCAAGGATCCAGGAAGGTGTTGACGCCCTTAACGGTTACGGAGAGATCTTCTATCGCAACACAATTGCTTCGGGCGTTATCCCGCAGATTTCAGTTATTATGGGCCCCTGCGCAGGGGGTGCGGTTTACTCTCCTGCCCTTACCGACTTCATTTTCATGGTATCCGGCACAAGCCAGATGTTCATAACCGGACCGCTGGTAATTAAGGCTACCACCGGCGAAGATGTCAGCATGGAAGCTCTCGGCGGTGCGGCTACCCACAACCAGATCAGCGGCGTTGCCCACTTCATGGCCAACAATGAGGAAGAATGCATAGCCCAGATCAAGGCTTTGCTCAGCTATCTGCCGTCAAATAATTTAGAAGAACCACCGACATATGCTCCGGTTGAGCCGTCCGTTGATAAGGAAATTCTTGTTGACATCGTTCCTACCGATCCGAACAAGGGGTATGAAGTGCGCGATATTATCAACGCTGTTGTGGACGGCGGCTCCTTCTTCGAAGTCCACCAGTACTATGCTACCAACGGTGTCGTCGGCTTTGCCCGCATCAACGGACAGCCGGTGGGCATTATCGCCAACCAGCCGAGAATACTGGCCGGATGCCTGGACATTAACGTGTCGGATAAGATTGCCCGTCATATTCGCTTCTGTGACTGCTTCAACCTTCCCATCATAACCTTCATGGACGTTCCCGGCTTCCTGCCAGGAGTCCAGCAAGAGTATGGCGGCATTATCAGGCACGGTGCCAAAATGCTTTACGCCTATTCAGAAGCCACCGTTCCCAAAATAACCATTATTCTCCGCAAGGCTTACGGTGGAGCTTACCTTGCCATGTGCGCCAATGCCCTGCGCGCCGATATGACATTTGCCTGGCCAACGGCTGAGATTGCTGTTATGGGACCAGAAGGCGCGGTCAACGTAATTAACCGCAAGGAACTGTCCGAAGCCGAAAACCCGATTGAATTGCGCAAAAAACTGGTTGAGGACTACCGCAACCGGTTTGCCAACCCGTACCTGGCCAGTGCAAGGGGATTCATTCAGGATGTTATTGACCCGCGCGATACGAGGGAAAAAATTATTAACGCCCTTTGGAACATGTCCACCAAACGAGAGACCAGGCCCAGGAAGAAGCATGGAAATATCCCCATGTAGTCCAAAGTACCGGCATGGAGGAGGAAAAAAGTCATGTCTGAAATATGCAAAGAAAAAGCCGGTATCAAACCCGAAGTGCTGGCGGCCATTACGGCAGCCATAGCTCTTTGCTGCTACTCGGCAGAGCAAGGTTTCCAGATCAAGGAAGTTAAAAAAGGGATAAACCCCTGGAGAAAAGCCGGCATAGTTGAGATGATGCTGGGCCGGGAACTGAACAGGGATTTCCTGTAAGATTAGTGGCAATATTAACAGGCTCTACAATTTAGGAGGGAAACTTAATGCAAAAGTTCAAGATTAAGGTAAACGGCGAACTTTTTGAAGTGGAAGTAGAACAAATTGGCGGGACTGCGGCAGCCCCGGCTGCACCGGCAGCACCTCCCCCGGCTCCAGCCGTCGCGCCGCCGGCAGCTCCAGCCCCGGCACCTGCCGCCGCTGCACCGGCAGCAGCTCCAAAGCCGGCCGCGGCTGCAGCACCAACTCCCAAGCCGCCTGCAGATGGCGGAAGCGGGGGCACGCTGTGCGCTCCAATGCCTGGCACCATCCTAGACATCCGGGTTAAAGTTGGTGATGCTGTTAAGGTCGGAGACGTACTGGTGATCCTTGAAGCTATGAAGATGGAAAACGAACTGGCGGCAGAAAAGGCCGGTACAGTTAAAGAAATAAAGGTTTCCAAAGGCCAAGCTGTAAACGGAGGAGATCCGCTGGTAGTTATCGGCTAGGCAGCTAAAACGGGTGGGGTCATACAAAAAATAAGCGTCTCCCCACCCGCACAAAACCTTTTTAATTAATAAAATTAGGAGGGGACAAAATGATTAAAAGAAGAAAGATTACCATCGTTGGAGCAGGTAATGTTGGTGCTACTGCCGCCCACTGGGCCGCAGCTAAAGAATTAGGCGACATAGTTCTGCTCGACGTTATCGAAGGAGTTCCGCAGGGCAAGGGTCTTGACCTGATGGAAGCTTCACCGGTTGAAGGTTTTGATGCTAATATTATTGGTACTAACAATTATGAAGATACTGCCGATTCCGATGTGGTCATAGTCACTGCAGGGGTTGCCCGCAAGCCCGGCATGAGCCGTGACGATCTGCTTAACACCAATTACAAGATTGTCAGTTCGGTGGCAGAAAATATCGCCCGCTATTCTCCCAATGCAATCATAATTGTTGTTTCTAACCCACTTGACGTTATGGCTTATACCGCTTACAAAGCCAGCGGATTTCCTTCCAACCGGGTGTTCGGAATGGCGGGAGTGCTTGACTCGGCCCGTTTCCGTACCTTCCTGGCCATGGAACTGGGAATTTCGGTTGAAGATGTAAGTGCCCTTGTGCTGGGCGGCCACGGCGACACCATGGTACCTGTGCTGAGCTGTGCTTTTGCAGGTTGCATACCGGTTACCAAACTGATCCCGGCCGACAGGCTTGAAGCAATTGTTGAAAGGACACGCAACGGCGGCGCTGAAATAGTTAACTTCCTCAAGACCGGCAGCGCTTACTATGCTCCTTCTGCTTCCGCGGTACAAATGGCCGAAGCCGTGTTGAAAGACAAGAAGAGGATCCTGCCGGTGGCAGCATATCTGAACGGCGAGTATGGCGCTAAAGATATTTACACCGGCGTGCCCTGCATTATCGGCGCCAACGGTGTAGAGAAAATCCTTGAAATTGATCTCACTCCGGAAGAAAAAGCTGCCCTGGATAAGTCCATCCAGGCCGTACGCAACCTGATGAAGGTAGTTGGACTGGGATCATAAAATAAGTCCGCCAGCGCAAAAAAGGGAGGATTAGAAGATGGCAAAAGGACCAAAAGCTGTATTAATATGTGATACGACTTTCCGGGATGCCCACCAGTCATTGCTGGCCACCCGGATGAAAACAGAACATATGATCCCGATCGCAGAGAAGCACGACGAAGCGGGCTTTTACTCAATGGAAATGTGGGGCGGAGCCACGTTCGACACCTGCATGCGGTTCTGCGGCGACGATCCGTGGGAGCGCCTGCGGGTAATCAGGCGCCACCTCAAGAAGACAAAAACGCAGATGCTCCTCAGGGGTCAGAATATTGTCGGCTACAGAAACTATGCTGACGATGTACTCATTGAATTTATCAAGAAGGCCGTCTACAACGGGATGGATATCTTCCGCTGCTTCGACGCCCTAAACGATTTCAGGAACCTGGAGGTAGCCATCAGGACGGTAATCGACGAAGGGGCTCATGCGCAAGGGACCATCTGCTATGCCATAAGCCCGGTCCATACGGTTGAGTATTATGTTAATAAAGCCAAAGAACTGGAGTCGATGGGAGTACATTCCATTTGCATTAAGGATATGGCCGGCATGATTGCGCCTTACATTACTTACGACATTGTTAAGGGTATGAGGGATGCCGGAATCACAGTGCCCATCAACATCCACTGCCACTATACCAGCGGTATGGCTGCCATGGCTTACATCAAGGGAGTTGAAGCCGGCGCAAATATAGTCGACTGTGCCATTTCCCCAATGTCCGTGCAGACCTCCCAGCCGGCCATTGAAGTCATGTGCGCCGCCTGGCAGGGTACCGAGTGGGATCCCGGCCTTGACATGAAAACACTAATTGAAATTGCAGATTACTGGAAAGAAATCCGGCCGCTTTATGCCGAGTTCGACCTGGCTCAAAAATGGCCTGATGCAACCATTCTTGTTTCGCAGGTGCCCGGCGGCATGATGTCGAACTTCCTCTCCCAGCTCAAGCAGGCAAACGCTCTGCACCGCCTGCCGGAAGTGCTTGAAGAAATGCCGCGCGTGCAGGAGGACTTCGGATGGCCGCCACTGGTCACCCCTTCCAGCCAGATTGTGGGTACGCAGGCTGTCCTGAACGTTCTCATGGGCCGCTACAAGATGTGCCCCAACGAATCGAAGCAGTACATGCGGGGTTATTACGGCAGACCGCCGGCTCCGATTAACGAAGAGGCGCGCAAGATGATCATCGGCGACGAAAAGCCCATCGAATGCCGCCCGGCCGACATGCTTGAGCCGGAACTGCCAAAGGCCAAGGAACTGGTTGCCCATGTTATGGAAAAGGAAGAAGACGTTATTTCCGCCGCAATTTATCCGCAGGTAGCACCAAAATTCCTGGAAGAGAGAATGGCCAAAAAGCTCAAGATAGACATCGAACTCGCCAAGCAGGGGTACGGGTTCTATCCCGTGTAGTTATTTAGAATTTTACGGGCCGGCGGACTCAATCCGCCCGGCCCGTTATCAAAAACCGTATTGTTTATAAGGGTCAGAGGTGTTATATTTTTTTAAAAAATATCTAAAGGGGGTTGTTTAAACAACATGTCCAAAAACATGAAGACAATGGATGGAACCAAAGCTGCAGCTTGGGCATCATACGCATTCACCGAATGTGCATGTATTTTCCCAATCACTCCATCCTCTCCTATGGCTGAATATGTTGACGAGTGGGCCGCCCAGGGGAAGAAAAATATATTTGGACAGCCTGTTAAGGTTGTTGAGATGCAGTCTGAGGCCGGCGCTGCCGCAGCCCTGCACGGTGCCCTTGCATCCGGCGCACTGGGTACTACTTACACTGCATCGCAGGGCTTAATGCTGATGATACCCAATATGTACAAGATTTCCGGCGAACTTTTGCCCGGAGTGATACATGTCACCGCGCGCGCCCTTTCAACCCAGGCTCTCAGCATTTTCGGCGATCATTCCGACGTTATGACCTGCCGCATGACCGGCTTTGCCATGCTCGCTTCCAGCAGTGTACAGGAAGTAATGGATCTTGGCGGGATAGCCCATGCTTCGGCCATAAAGTCAAGGGTTCCCTTCCTGCATTTCTTCGACGGGTTCAGAACTTCCCACGAGCAGCAAAAGATTGAAGTTATCGAATACGAAGACTATGCCAAGCTGGTTGACTGGGAAGCTATTAAAGAATTCAGGAAAAGAGGTCTGAATCCCGAGCACCCGGTTGTAAGAGGTACGGCTCAAAACCCTGACATTTACTTCCAAGCCAGAGAGGCGGCAAACCCGTTTTACCTGAGAGTGCCCGACATTGTAGCCGAATACATGAACGAACTGGGCAAGATTACCGGCAGGTACTATAAGCCGTTTGACTACTACGGTGCCCCCGATGCCGAATATATTATTGTGGCAATGGGTTCCGTATGCGATACGATAGAAGAAACCATAGACTATTTAATTAACAAAAGAGGGGAAAAAGTCGGCGTAATTAAGGTACACCTTTACAGGCCTTTCTCTGCCAAGTATTTCTTTGACGTCCTGCCCAAGACGGTGAAGAAGATTGCCGTGCTCGACCGCACCAAGGAACCGGGGTCCCTGGGCGAGCCGCTTTACGAAGATGTCCGCACAATCTTCTATGACAAGGAAATTAAGCCTGTTATCGTTGGCGGCCGTTACGGCCTGGGTTCCAAGGACACCCTGCCTGCCGACATTATCGCGGTTTACGACAACCTTAAGTCAGACAATCCGAAGAACGGCTTTACCATCAGCATTGTTGACGACGTAACCGGTCTCTCCTTGCCGAGAGGCGAAATGATCGACACAACCCCGGAAGGAACGATTCAGTGCAAGTTCTACGGGCTTGGGTCTGACGGCACGGTAGGCGCGAACAAGCAGGCGGTGGAAATTATTGGTGACACCACAGATCTTTATTCCCAGGCATACTTTGCCTATGACTCCAAGAAGTCCGGCGGCTTTACGGTTTCCCACCTGCGCTTCGGCAAGAAGCCAATTAAGTCTCCTTATCTGATTAACAGCGCCGACTTCGTTTCCTGCAGCAACCAATCCTATGTCTACACGCTGGATATGCTGTCGGGCCTTAAGAAGGGCGGCACATTCCTGCTGAACTGCGTATGGAAGCCGGAGGAGCTTGATGAAAGGCTGCCTGCATCCGTCAAGCGCTTTATTGCCCAGAACAATATCAACTTCTACATTATCAACGCCGTTGATATTGCCAGAGAGCTTGGCCTGGGCAACCGCTATAACATGATCATGCAATCCGCCTTCTTCAAGCTTGCCAACGTCATTCCTGTAGAAGACGCCGTTGAAGAGTTGAAGCGCACCATTAAGAAGACCTACGGCAAGAAAGGCGAAAAGATAGTCAACATGAACTTTGCGGCGGTGGACAAAGGTGTTGACGCGCTGATTAAGATCGACGTACCTGCCTCCTGGGCCGATGCAGTGGACGAAGCTGCGGCCGAAAAAGATGTCCCCAATTTCATTAAGAATGTGCTGCGGCCTATGAACAGGCTGGAAGGCGACAAGCTGCCGGTAAGCACCTTTAAAGGCGCTGAAGACGGCATGTTCCCGGTAGGAACTTCCAGGTACGAGAAGCGCGGGGTGGCAGACTTCGTTCCGGCATGGGACAAAGATAAATGCATCCAGTGCAACCAGTGCTCCATGGTCTGCTCGCACGCAGCGATAAGACCGTTCTTGTTGAATGAAGAAGAGCTTAAAAAAGCTCCGGCTACATTTGAAACCAAGCCTGCTGTCGGCAAGCAGCTGGCCGGATTGGCTTACAGGATTCAGGTCAGCCCGCTTGACTGCATGGGCTGCGGAGTTTGCGCCGACATCTGCCCGTCCAAGGAAAAAGCCCTTTCCATGCAGCCTTTTGACAGCCAGGTAAAAGAAGCTGAAAACTGGGATTATGCAATGACCGTAACCGTCAAGGATAATCTCTGGAACAAGTTCAGCGTCAAAGGCAGCCAGTTCTGCCAGCCCTTGCTTGAGTTTTCCGGCGCCTGCGGAGGCTGCGTCGAGACTGCCTACGCCAAGCTGGTTACTCAGTTATTTGGCGACAGGATGATAATTCTTAACGCAACAGGCTGTTCTTCCATCTGGGGCGGCAGCGCACCCTCGATGCCGTACTGCACCAATGCCGAAGGCAAGGGTCCGGCCTGGGCCAGCGGCTTGTTCGAGGATAACGCCGAATACGGGTTTGGCGTCTACCTGGGCATCAAGCAGCAGAGGGACAAGATAGCCGAACTGATGAAGGAAGCCATGTCCCTCGACATTAATCCGGCCCTGAAAGAGGCGTTCCAGGAATGGCTGAACGGCAGGGACGACTCTGAAGCCTCCAAGGCTGCTACGGCCAAGATACTGCCTCTGTTAGAAGGTCAGGACCACCCCGTTTTGAAGGAGATTGCCGACCGCAAAGACTTGCTTGTCAAGAAGTCGATCTGGATCCTCGGCGGCGACGGTTGGGCCTATGACATTGGCTACGGCGGACTAGACCATGTACTGGCCCAGAACGAAGATGTTAACGTGCTGGTCTTCGATACCGAGGTGTACTCCAATACCGGCGGACAGTCCTCCAAAGCCACGCCCACTGCTTCCATAGCCAAGTTTGCTGCAGCCGGCAAGAGAACCAAGAAGAAAGACCTCGGCGCAATGGCCATGACCTACGGTTATGTCTATGTCGCCCAGATTGGTATGGGAGCAGATATGAACCAAACTCTTAAAGCAATAGCCGAAGCCGAAGCTTATAAAGGACCTTCCCTTATAATTGGCTATGCTCCCTGTATCAACCACGGCTTGAGGGGCGGCATGGCAAAGAGCCAGGCCGAAATTAAGAAGGCCGTCGAAGCCGGTTACTGGCACCTTTACAGGTACAACCCGGACCTCAAGAAAGAGGGCAAGAATCCGTTTATTCTGGATTCCAAAGAACCCAACTTTGGCGCCTTCAAGGAATACCTGCTGGGCGAGGTTCGTTACGCTGCCCTGGCTCAGATGTTCCCGGTCGAAGCAGAAGAGCTATTTGCCAAGACCGAGCAAGATGCCAAAGAAAGGTATGAATTCTACAAGCGTTTGGCACAACAAGCTAGCTAATTCAAAATAAAACCTCACAAATCACTTTGCAGACTGTCTCGCTCAGAGGCAGTCTTTTTTTTTTTAACGGCATGTCAGCCCAGCCGTTTAGAAATGAAGCGTTCAAGTCCAGCCAAGCAGGCTTAACCGGGGAAACCCACATAATCCTTTTTTGGGCATGTAAAGCCTGAAAAAGGGGAAAATATTTAAAAATTAAAAAGGCAAGGGGCAGGTAAGCAAATCCTATGGGCCCGTTATCATGGCGCGCGGCAAAAATATTCCTGGCTGCCGGCACACCTATTCAAAGGTTAATTTCGGGTAGGGGAGACACACATATTTTTTGCGTTCAACAGGCACTTGAAATCCTTAAAAATGACGGATTTTTCAATCAACATGCGCTTTTAACAAAACATCAGGAATTTTTATTCAGGGGGGTGCGCTGGGCGGATAAAGGCTGGAAAAACTTTTCTCATTATTACGATCCTCAAACTGGCACTGGCATTAAGCCTTGGCCTGATGCAAGACTAGAATGTAAGGCTTTTTTTAAAATGGCGTTATCAAACTGGCAAAATTCAAATAGAAATAAAGCCTTCTTTTTCTTAGGCGCTTCAGCCCATATAATGCAGGATTTATGTGTGCCCCATCATTCTACTTGTGCAGCTTTTTCCGGACATCAAACATATGAAAACTGGGTTAGTGCTAACCTACAAGATTTTAGCGTTTTTTCCGAAGGTATATACAAAGATTTTTCAGATCCAGATGAATGGATCAATTATAATGCCAAAATCTCAAGGGATTATTTCCCCTATGTTGCCGGTTTTTCTTCGCAATCCTCTTACAAGATGGTGACAGGCAAACTTTTACCGCTTGCCCAGCGTACAACAGCAGGATTTTTTTCTTATTTTTTAAATTGTGTCAAAGCCTAAAAATACTGGCATTGCCGTGGGAAAAGGCCGAGCCGAAAATCAGGCCCTATTTAAGTACCGATAATAGATATTATGTTAACTTACTGCCCGGTTTTAACAGCAGGTGGCCAGCCCGGCACTGCGCCTGCTTTTTTATATATCAAAAATAAAACGCCTCCCAAAAAGCGCATGAAAATCATTATTAAACCGCTAAAGAAAATATGCTGTTAGAAAAATGTAAAATATGGCAGTTTAGCATATATCATTAGGAAAATCTTCTGTTCTTTCACGCGGCAACTTACTTTCTAGTCTTGTCCGGTCTTTTGAAATCAAGAACCTGACCCATCTTGGCCGGCGACTCAAAGCTTTCCGGTGAAATGTGCTCTATTTCCGGAAAATAAGATTTTATTTGTTCCATTATTGACTTTATTGCTGAAAGAGTTTCACTATCACAAAACTCTCCTGTAAGATTAAGTGCAAGCCCGAATAAGAGCATTTCGTCATGAGACAGTTTGAGCTCGTAATTATGGACGGGCAACTCGTTAAGCTTCGCTATTGCCATGATGCACACCCCTGAGACCATGGAGAAAGTTTCAGGGCTAATTTTCCCATGTGAAGCTTCAAAATATTTCTTTTTAAGAATTTCTGTCAAAGAATCAAGTATCAGCAAAGATTTATCAGGTTGAAAAGTAAGCTTAAAAAGAGGAGAAAAAACATAGCTGTCCAGGCCCGTTCTTAAAATAAGTTCTCCCCTATTGCCTAAAAAACAAACCAGACGGCCCTCCTGAATTTCAATTTCCAGCGACGAACCGTTTATATAGAGTACTGTAGCAAAATTGTTTTTTAAGAAATATTCAAACTCTTCGTTTTCGAATTCTTCCCTTAAATACTTTTGCTTGATGAACTTGCTTGCCTCACCAGGATCGTAATCAAGCTCGATGTCTTCAATGTAAATTATAGTAGATTCAACAAGCTCATCCTCATAGTAATGTTCTACCATAACATATTCATCTATATATTCTTCCAGCATTTCCAGTATTTCTTCAATATTAAATACTAAGTAATTTCTAATTAGTGATAAGTCCAATTTAAACTCCCTTCTTAAAAAATATTTTGTCGTGTCTGCAAATAAATTAACACATTCGCGGGTAATAAACAAGTTTAGGTTTAATTTATTAAAATAAAGAAAAACTAAAAAAAAAATTTGAGGATGAGAAATTTTGAATGAAAAAAATGTAAAAACAAATTCAAGGAAGAGTTTTTGGTCTGTTGTAGCAGCGCTTGCCGGAGTT
The window above is part of the Pelotomaculum thermopropionicum SI genome. Proteins encoded here:
- the MmcM gene encoding pyruvate:ferredoxin oxidoreductase (related 2-oxoacid:ferredoxin oxidoreductases, alpha subunit) gives rise to the protein MSKNMKTMDGTKAAAWASYAFTECACIFPITPSSPMAEYVDEWAAQGKKNIFGQPVKVVEMQSEAGAAAALHGALASGALGTTYTASQGLMLMIPNMYKISGELLPGVIHVTARALSTQALSIFGDHSDVMTCRMTGFAMLASSSVQEVMDLGGIAHASAIKSRVPFLHFFDGFRTSHEQQKIEVIEYEDYAKLVDWEAIKEFRKRGLNPEHPVVRGTAQNPDIYFQAREAANPFYLRVPDIVAEYMNELGKITGRYYKPFDYYGAPDAEYIIVAMGSVCDTIEETIDYLINKRGEKVGVIKVHLYRPFSAKYFFDVLPKTVKKIAVLDRTKEPGSLGEPLYEDVRTIFYDKEIKPVIVGGRYGLGSKDTLPADIIAVYDNLKSDNPKNGFTISIVDDVTGLSLPRGEMIDTTPEGTIQCKFYGLGSDGTVGANKQAVEIIGDTTDLYSQAYFAYDSKKSGGFTVSHLRFGKKPIKSPYLINSADFVSCSNQSYVYTLDMLSGLKKGGTFLLNCVWKPEELDERLPASVKRFIAQNNINFYIINAVDIARELGLGNRYNMIMQSAFFKLANVIPVEDAVEELKRTIKKTYGKKGEKIVNMNFAAVDKGVDALIKIDVPASWADAVDEAAAEKDVPNFIKNVLRPMNRLEGDKLPVSTFKGAEDGMFPVGTSRYEKRGVADFVPAWDKDKCIQCNQCSMVCSHAAIRPFLLNEEELKKAPATFETKPAVGKQLAGLAYRIQVSPLDCMGCGVCADICPSKEKALSMQPFDSQVKEAENWDYAMTVTVKDNLWNKFSVKGSQFCQPLLEFSGACGGCVETAYAKLVTQLFGDRMIILNATGCSSIWGGSAPSMPYCTNAEGKGPAWASGLFEDNAEYGFGVYLGIKQQRDKIAELMKEAMSLDINPALKEAFQEWLNGRDDSEASKAATAKILPLLEGQDHPVLKEIADRKDLLVKKSIWILGGDGWAYDIGYGGLDHVLAQNEDVNVLVFDTEVYSNTGGQSSKATPTASIAKFAAAGKRTKKKDLGAMAMTYGYVYVAQIGMGADMNQTLKAIAEAEAYKGPSLIIGYAPCINHGLRGGMAKSQAEIKKAVEAGYWHLYRYNPDLKKEGKNPFILDSKEPNFGAFKEYLLGEVRYAALAQMFPVEAEELFAKTEQDAKERYEFYKRLAQQAS
- the MmcL gene encoding Transcarboxylase, 5S subunit (pyruvate/oxaloacetate carboxyltransferase), with amino-acid sequence MAKGPKAVLICDTTFRDAHQSLLATRMKTEHMIPIAEKHDEAGFYSMEMWGGATFDTCMRFCGDDPWERLRVIRRHLKKTKTQMLLRGQNIVGYRNYADDVLIEFIKKAVYNGMDIFRCFDALNDFRNLEVAIRTVIDEGAHAQGTICYAISPVHTVEYYVNKAKELESMGVHSICIKDMAGMIAPYITYDIVKGMRDAGITVPINIHCHYTSGMAAMAYIKGVEAGANIVDCAISPMSVQTSQPAIEVMCAAWQGTEWDPGLDMKTLIEIADYWKEIRPLYAEFDLAQKWPDATILVSQVPGGMMSNFLSQLKQANALHRLPEVLEEMPRVQEDFGWPPLVTPSSQIVGTQAVLNVLMGRYKMCPNESKQYMRGYYGRPPAPINEEARKMIIGDEKPIECRPADMLEPELPKAKELVAHVMEKEEDVISAAIYPQVAPKFLEERMAKKLKIDIELAKQGYGFYPV
- a CDS encoding hypothetical protein (containing Zn_dep_PLPC, Zinc dependent phospholipase C.), which codes for MGPLSWRAAKIFLAAGTPIQRLISGRGDTHIFCVQQALEILKNDGFFNQHALLTKHQEFLFRGVRWADKGWKNFSHYYDPQTGTGIKPWPDARLECKAFFKMALSNWQNSNRNKAFFFLGASAHIMQDLCVPHHSTCAAFSGHQTYENWVSANLQDFSVFSEGIYKDFSDPDEWINYNAKISRDYFPYVAGFSSQSSYKMVTGKLLPLAQRTTAGFFSYFLNCVKA